In a single window of the Aridibaculum aurantiacum genome:
- a CDS encoding M14 family metallopeptidase gives MIKRIAACICVALSISHYGFSQTDYSNYAQQSSRINSLGKSYSQLAKVASIAKTAGGKDIWMITIGTGITATKPAIAVVGGVEGNHLLGTELAIGFAEKLLQGSSTDSIRNLLNKTTFYIYPNMSPDAMEQYFAKLRYERQGNASQTDDDRDGRTNEDGYDDLDGNGKITQMRVASPIGEWRTHPDDARILIKADLAKNEKGKYLLLIEGIDNDKDGNLNEDGEGGVWFNKNFSYKHPSFTQGSGEFAVSEPETRALLDRMYEQFNIYAVVSFGSNNNLSTPLAFNAQQANQKLVAGLLEPDAKANAMVSDLYNKVTSMKDAPKTTAAGGDFLSWAYFHYGRHSFSTPGWYIPKAKADTAKKEKPLSVDDASANYLRWATQNNITPAFTEWKKVNHPDYPNQTVEVGGLDPFVLINPPYAMVDSIVRKHTTFLTRLAALQPEVDITNVQTEKLGNNITRITATVMNKGALASHSKLGERTYWVKRIVVKMDTNNNQSVLSGKKNQVLNSLEGYSSETLTWLVRGTGKVTLEAGSPTTGTKRIDINL, from the coding sequence ATGATAAAACGTATAGCGGCCTGTATTTGTGTCGCTTTATCTATTTCTCATTACGGCTTTTCGCAAACCGACTACAGCAACTATGCGCAGCAATCCAGCCGCATCAACAGTCTTGGCAAGAGCTATAGCCAACTGGCCAAAGTGGCTTCTATTGCAAAAACAGCCGGCGGTAAAGACATCTGGATGATCACCATTGGTACAGGTATTACCGCTACCAAGCCTGCCATAGCAGTAGTAGGTGGTGTAGAAGGCAATCACCTGCTGGGAACAGAACTGGCCATTGGCTTTGCCGAAAAGTTATTGCAAGGCAGCAGCACCGACAGCATCAGGAACCTGCTGAACAAAACAACGTTTTACATCTATCCCAACATGAGCCCTGATGCCATGGAGCAATACTTTGCTAAACTGAGATACGAGCGGCAGGGGAATGCTTCACAGACTGATGATGATCGCGATGGGAGGACGAATGAAGATGGTTATGATGACTTAGACGGCAACGGCAAGATCACCCAGATGCGGGTAGCCTCTCCTATTGGCGAATGGCGCACACATCCTGATGATGCACGCATACTTATAAAAGCAGATCTTGCAAAGAACGAGAAAGGCAAGTACCTGCTTCTTATTGAAGGCATAGACAATGATAAGGATGGCAACCTGAATGAAGATGGTGAAGGTGGTGTTTGGTTCAATAAAAACTTTAGTTACAAGCACCCTTCTTTTACACAAGGCTCTGGCGAGTTTGCAGTAAGTGAACCAGAAACAAGAGCCTTGCTCGACCGCATGTACGAGCAGTTCAACATATATGCAGTGGTGAGCTTTGGCAGCAATAACAACCTGTCTACGCCACTTGCTTTCAATGCACAACAAGCTAATCAAAAGCTGGTAGCGGGACTGCTGGAGCCAGATGCAAAAGCCAATGCAATGGTGAGTGACTTGTACAACAAAGTGACCAGCATGAAAGACGCACCAAAGACTACGGCAGCAGGTGGAGATTTTCTTTCATGGGCGTACTTCCATTATGGCCGCCACAGCTTTAGTACACCGGGATGGTATATACCTAAAGCAAAAGCGGATACAGCTAAAAAAGAAAAACCGCTTAGTGTAGATGACGCATCTGCCAATTACCTGCGATGGGCTACTCAAAATAATATCACTCCCGCATTTACAGAATGGAAAAAGGTTAACCATCCTGACTATCCCAACCAAACAGTTGAGGTAGGTGGTTTAGATCCTTTTGTATTGATCAACCCGCCTTATGCTATGGTTGATTCCATTGTACGGAAACATACTACGTTTTTAACGCGGCTGGCTGCGTTACAACCAGAAGTAGATATTACGAATGTTCAAACAGAAAAACTCGGCAACAACATTACGCGCATTACTGCTACTGTAATGAACAAAGGTGCTTTGGCTAGTCATAGTAAACTCGGTGAAAGAACTTATTGGGTAAAGCGGATAGTAGTGAAGATGGATACCAACAACAACCAATCTGTTTTGAGTGGCAAAAAGAACCAGGTGCTTAATTCCTTAGAAGGTTATAGTAGTGAAACGCTTACCTGGCTTGTAAGAGGCACAGGTAAGGTAACGCTGGAAGCAGGAAGCCCAACCACCGGCACCAAACGAATCGACATCAACCTCTGA
- the ahcY gene encoding adenosylhomocysteinase yields MSTVSKNIDFSLKYKVADISLAEWGRKEIRLAEAEMPGLMAIRAEYGPSQPLKGARIAGCLHMTIQTAVLIETLVALGAEVKWSSCNIFSTQDHAAAAIAAAGIGVFAWKGQSQAEADWCIEQTLFFGAADRPLNMILDDGGDLTNMVFDVYPELIQHVKGLSEETTTGVHRLYERMAKGTLPIPAINVNDSVTKSKFDNKYGCKESLVDSIRRATDVMLAGKVAVVGGYGDVGKGSAASLAGAGCRVIVTEIDPICALQAAMDGFEVKRMIDAVKEADIIVTASGCRDLITGEHFKAMKDKAIVCNIGHFDIEIDVAWLNDNYGNTKDTIKPQVDMYTIDGKDIILLAEGRLVNLGCATGHPSFVMSNSFTNQTLAQIELWTNTDKYENKVYVLPKHLDEKVARLHLAKIGVVLDELTDAQAEYLGLPKDGPFKPEAYRY; encoded by the coding sequence ATGTCTACAGTATCTAAAAACATCGACTTCAGCCTGAAGTACAAAGTGGCTGACATCAGCCTGGCTGAGTGGGGTCGTAAAGAAATCCGTTTGGCGGAAGCTGAAATGCCGGGCCTGATGGCTATCCGTGCTGAGTACGGTCCAAGCCAGCCACTGAAAGGCGCACGCATTGCTGGTTGTCTACACATGACGATCCAGACTGCGGTGCTGATCGAAACTTTGGTTGCTCTTGGTGCTGAAGTGAAGTGGAGCTCTTGCAACATCTTCTCTACGCAAGACCACGCTGCTGCTGCTATTGCCGCTGCAGGTATCGGTGTATTTGCATGGAAAGGTCAGAGCCAGGCAGAAGCTGATTGGTGTATCGAGCAGACGCTGTTCTTCGGTGCTGCTGATCGTCCTTTGAACATGATCCTTGACGATGGTGGTGACCTGACCAACATGGTGTTTGATGTATATCCTGAGCTGATCCAGCACGTGAAGGGTCTTTCTGAAGAAACTACCACTGGTGTTCACCGCCTGTATGAGCGCATGGCGAAAGGTACTTTGCCTATCCCTGCGATCAACGTCAACGACAGCGTAACTAAATCTAAGTTTGACAACAAATATGGTTGTAAAGAATCACTGGTTGACTCTATCCGCCGCGCTACCGATGTAATGCTGGCTGGTAAAGTAGCTGTAGTGGGTGGTTATGGTGATGTAGGTAAAGGTTCTGCTGCTTCACTGGCTGGTGCTGGTTGCCGCGTGATCGTTACCGAGATCGATCCTATCTGTGCGCTGCAAGCTGCTATGGATGGTTTTGAAGTTAAGCGTATGATTGACGCTGTGAAAGAAGCTGACATCATCGTTACTGCTTCTGGCTGCCGCGACCTGATCACTGGCGAGCACTTCAAAGCAATGAAGGATAAAGCGATCGTTTGTAACATCGGTCACTTCGATATCGAGATTGACGTTGCATGGTTGAACGATAACTATGGTAACACGAAGGATACTATTAAACCTCAGGTTGATATGTACACCATTGATGGTAAAGACATCATCCTGTTGGCTGAAGGTCGCCTGGTAAACCTCGGTTGTGCTACTGGTCACCCATCATTTGTGATGAGTAACTCTTTCACTAACCAAACCCTTGCACAGATCGAACTTTGGACAAACACTGATAAGTACGAGAACAAAGTTTACGTTCTGCCTAAGCACCTGGATGAGAAAGTTGCGCGTTTGCACCTTGCTAAGATCGGTGTGGTACTGGATGAACTGACAGATGCGCAAGCTGAATACCTTGGTCTTCCTAAAGATGGTCCGTTCAAGCCGGAAGCTTATAGGTACTAA
- a CDS encoding Lrp/AsnC family transcriptional regulator → MAKAVKTVESTTTPISLDEKDLSILRLLQENARITVKEISEKVHLSTTPVHERIKRMEESGVIKQYATLVDYAKVKKGLMVICYVSLKQHSKNAGDKFIKTIQQLDEVIECYNISGEFDFMLKVVAEDMNAYYNFHVNKLSSIENMGNVQSVFVMGVIKETHRVV, encoded by the coding sequence ATGGCAAAAGCAGTTAAAACAGTAGAATCCACTACCACACCTATATCACTCGACGAAAAGGACCTATCGATCCTCCGGCTGCTGCAGGAAAATGCGCGGATAACTGTCAAAGAGATCTCTGAGAAAGTCCACTTGAGCACCACACCCGTACACGAACGCATCAAGCGGATGGAAGAGAGCGGCGTCATCAAACAATACGCAACACTCGTTGATTATGCAAAGGTGAAGAAAGGCCTGATGGTCATCTGCTATGTCTCACTAAAGCAGCACAGCAAGAACGCCGGCGACAAGTTTATCAAAACCATCCAGCAGCTAGACGAGGTAATCGAATGCTACAACATCTCCGGTGAGTTCGACTTCATGCTAAAGGTGGTGGCGGAGGATATGAATGCCTACTACAACTTCCACGTAAACAAACTAAGCTCCATAGAAAACATGGGCAATGTGCAGAGCGTATTTGTGATGGGTGTGATTAAAGAGACGCATAGGGTGGTGTGA
- a CDS encoding T9SS type A sorting domain-containing protein, protein MKTKLLLALATGLSIASVAQVTKINSNKSLSRAYEISNTKTILVSGIDSTLWITDATSAGTTQLSAGIMYKGDGILYNGKLIFRAHTAASGTELFISDGTANGTKLLKDINGGTASSTPADFIIFNNAVYFSAITPNEGRELWKTDGTESGTSLVLDVMPGTTGSNNADSYSMFSNGSYLLFSARTPAAGFELFKSNGTAAGTAMLKDINPGSPSSNTTSFFKYNNIVLFQASTATHGTEVWKTDGTEAGTVLLRNIHPTGSAKSMLMDFIFFELNGKALFAANDGVHGEELWSTDGTEANTAMIKDIQTGPNGSFSFLFNSIKIGNKMFFPVSNLFGTRYQIWETDGTTAGTALFKDFTFDEGTYPLILSAYEFTGETYTQPLFQGNKFFFIAKTETEGTELWVSDGTQGGTSMLKDILPGEEGGLEGSNLLFVYTSEGLYFTADDGVNGTEVWKSDGTSAGTVRVTNINTAGDSYPEGYWILNGKIVFEATDGDDPEADLYVLNTSVSPLPILLSDFAVTSDRKDALLQWSTSSEQNSIAFNVQRSFNGINYESIGTVAAAGNSSAVRNYSFVDKDIAAAGKEVVYYRLQLVDADGSNTYSTTRSVRFGNKSTLEVKLLGNPVQSVAAISFRGATSSLTVSVKDFSGRTLATTSAAASAEHITIPVSNLGAGIYTLVIETTTERKVLPFVKR, encoded by the coding sequence ATGAAAACAAAATTACTCCTCGCTTTAGCTACAGGTCTATCTATTGCCTCTGTAGCACAGGTTACAAAAATCAACTCCAACAAAAGCCTGTCAAGGGCTTATGAGATCAGCAATACAAAAACAATACTGGTATCAGGTATAGATTCAACGCTTTGGATAACCGATGCTACCAGTGCTGGTACCACACAATTGAGTGCCGGTATCATGTACAAGGGTGATGGTATCTTGTACAATGGCAAACTGATATTCAGAGCACACACTGCAGCCAGCGGTACTGAATTATTTATCTCTGATGGTACGGCCAACGGCACAAAGCTTCTGAAAGATATAAATGGTGGTACAGCGTCATCAACACCTGCAGACTTTATCATCTTCAACAATGCAGTGTACTTCTCTGCTATCACGCCTAATGAAGGCCGCGAACTATGGAAGACAGACGGAACAGAATCAGGTACATCACTCGTGCTGGACGTTATGCCAGGAACAACCGGCAGCAACAATGCGGATAGTTACAGCATGTTCTCCAACGGCAGCTACTTATTGTTTTCTGCGCGTACACCTGCAGCAGGTTTTGAGTTATTCAAATCAAATGGTACAGCAGCAGGTACTGCTATGTTGAAAGACATCAACCCTGGTTCTCCTTCCTCCAATACTACCAGCTTCTTTAAGTACAACAACATTGTGTTGTTCCAGGCTTCCACTGCCACGCATGGTACAGAGGTTTGGAAAACAGATGGTACAGAGGCAGGAACAGTGCTACTGAGAAACATTCACCCTACCGGTAGTGCAAAGTCAATGTTAATGGACTTTATATTTTTTGAGTTGAATGGCAAAGCCTTGTTTGCTGCGAACGACGGTGTACATGGTGAAGAGCTTTGGTCTACTGATGGCACAGAAGCTAACACTGCTATGATCAAGGATATTCAAACAGGACCTAACGGTTCATTCAGCTTCCTTTTCAACTCAATCAAGATCGGCAATAAGATGTTCTTTCCGGTAAGTAATTTGTTTGGTACGCGATACCAGATATGGGAGACAGATGGTACAACTGCCGGTACTGCTTTGTTCAAAGATTTCACTTTTGATGAAGGCACCTATCCGCTCATTCTTTCTGCGTATGAGTTCACAGGTGAAACGTATACGCAGCCTTTGTTCCAGGGCAATAAATTCTTCTTTATTGCTAAAACAGAAACAGAAGGTACAGAGCTGTGGGTGAGTGATGGAACACAAGGAGGTACAAGCATGTTGAAGGACATCTTGCCTGGTGAAGAGGGTGGATTAGAAGGCTCGAATCTGCTGTTCGTATACACTTCCGAAGGGCTTTATTTTACGGCAGATGATGGTGTTAATGGAACAGAAGTTTGGAAGAGTGATGGTACATCAGCAGGAACAGTGCGGGTAACGAATATCAACACCGCCGGCGACTCATACCCTGAAGGTTACTGGATATTGAATGGTAAGATTGTATTTGAAGCTACAGACGGCGATGATCCGGAAGCAGACCTCTATGTACTGAATACGTCTGTGTCACCATTACCAATTTTGTTGTCAGACTTCGCTGTTACTTCTGATCGTAAAGATGCATTGCTGCAGTGGTCTACATCATCGGAGCAAAATAGTATAGCTTTCAATGTGCAAAGGAGTTTCAACGGAATAAACTATGAAAGCATAGGTACTGTGGCTGCAGCCGGTAATTCTTCTGCAGTGCGTAATTATTCTTTTGTAGACAAAGACATTGCTGCTGCAGGTAAAGAGGTGGTGTACTATCGCTTGCAACTGGTAGATGCTGACGGTTCTAATACCTACAGCACTACAAGAAGTGTACGCTTTGGCAACAAGTCTACCCTAGAGGTTAAATTGCTAGGCAATCCTGTACAATCAGTAGCTGCCATATCTTTTCGTGGTGCAACAAGTTCATTGACTGTCTCTGTAAAAGATTTTTCAGGTAGAACATTGGCCACTACATCGGCTGCCGCATCAGCAGAGCACATCACCATTCCGGTGAGCAACCTCGGAGCTGGTATATATACACTGGTGATAGAAACAACAACCGAGCGAAAGGTGCTGCCTTTTGTGAAGAGATAG
- a CDS encoding LytR/AlgR family response regulator transcription factor, producing the protein MNNLQPLACIVIDDEPPAREILGRYIDQLPTLQLQAQFGNAIEAMTHLHQHQVDLVFLDIQMPQLKGTEFLKALKNPPPVIFTTAHPEYAIEGFELDAVDYLLKPIRFDRFLRAVNKVSNIKEHKPADIAPVKEERNQPSFVYVRADRKMVKVMLNDIHFVESMKDYVKIFTNEQVIITKQSLNSVEAMLPEQQFVRTHRSFIVSLSKIRSYTHELIQIDNNEVPIGKLYRNEVLKMLS; encoded by the coding sequence ATGAATAACCTGCAACCATTAGCATGCATTGTGATTGACGACGAACCACCTGCGCGTGAAATCCTGGGTAGGTACATCGACCAACTACCAACGTTGCAGTTACAGGCACAATTTGGCAATGCCATTGAGGCTATGACACATCTCCACCAACACCAGGTGGATCTTGTGTTTCTCGACATACAAATGCCGCAGCTAAAAGGAACTGAATTTTTAAAGGCGCTTAAGAACCCGCCGCCGGTCATCTTCACCACAGCGCATCCTGAGTATGCCATAGAAGGTTTCGAGCTCGATGCAGTAGACTATCTTCTGAAGCCAATTCGTTTCGATCGTTTTTTACGGGCAGTAAACAAAGTATCCAACATCAAAGAACATAAGCCCGCAGACATTGCACCTGTGAAGGAGGAACGGAACCAGCCATCGTTCGTATATGTGCGGGCCGACAGGAAAATGGTGAAGGTCATGCTCAACGACATCCACTTTGTCGAAAGCATGAAAGACTACGTAAAGATCTTCACCAACGAGCAGGTCATCATCACAAAACAATCGCTCAATTCAGTAGAAGCCATGCTACCCGAGCAGCAGTTTGTAAGAACCCACCGTTCCTTCATCGTCTCATTATCTAAAATAAGATCTTACACGCACGAGCTGATCCAAATAGACAACAACGAGGTACCCATTGGCAAACTTTATCGCAATGAGGTACTTAAAATGCTGAGCTAA
- a CDS encoding GNAT family N-acetyltransferase has product MNNHIPSSTDLVIRPASFNDIRYIQQIAAETWPVAYKEILSKEQLEYMLGLFYTHPALEQQMKDNHHFFLAIKDAQPIGFASFNFIEGDIYKLQKLYVLPTVQGTGAGIKLLHTVEAVAYSMGGKYLQLNVNRKNNAKNFYEKNGYKVIAEKDIDIGNGYWMIDFIMQKELTEENNDGIREQRPTQSIE; this is encoded by the coding sequence ATGAACAACCACATACCATCCTCTACTGATCTTGTGATACGGCCTGCGTCGTTCAATGATATCAGGTACATACAACAAATAGCTGCGGAGACATGGCCGGTGGCGTATAAAGAGATACTAAGCAAAGAGCAACTGGAGTATATGCTGGGGCTGTTCTATACCCACCCGGCGCTGGAACAGCAGATGAAGGATAACCACCACTTTTTCCTGGCTATCAAGGATGCGCAACCGATTGGCTTCGCTAGCTTCAACTTTATTGAAGGAGATATATACAAACTGCAGAAACTGTATGTACTGCCTACTGTTCAAGGAACCGGAGCAGGTATAAAGCTGCTGCACACAGTAGAAGCAGTAGCGTATAGTATGGGTGGAAAATATCTTCAGCTAAATGTAAACAGGAAGAACAATGCAAAGAATTTCTACGAAAAGAATGGCTATAAGGTAATAGCAGAAAAAGACATAGACATTGGCAATGGATACTGGATGATCGACTTCATTATGCAGAAGGAACTGACAGAAGAAAACAATGACGGCATCCGCGAACAGAGGCCTACGCAGTCAATAGAATGA
- a CDS encoding type II toxin-antitoxin system HicA family toxin: MSKMEKILLKLLSGKSDKNFLFDDLVNLLIRLGFEERHTGGSHRIFSHKGVEGIINLQKTKTSQAKPYQVKQVREFLVTHKLIDHGE, encoded by the coding sequence ATGAGCAAAATGGAAAAGATATTGCTTAAACTTCTGTCGGGTAAGTCAGATAAGAATTTCCTGTTTGACGATTTAGTTAATCTTCTTATCCGGCTGGGTTTTGAAGAAAGGCATACGGGTGGTAGCCACAGGATTTTTTCACATAAAGGTGTAGAGGGAATTATTAATTTGCAGAAGACAAAAACCAGCCAGGCTAAACCTTACCAGGTAAAGCAGGTAAGAGAGTTCCTGGTAACACATAAACTGATAGACCATGGTGAGTAA
- a CDS encoding sensor histidine kinase: MESYQFIFSDKHRLKRHILFWISWWIFSTLLYGYSAAILPFPLHLRLLMSMTDSLFFLVPQAFMSYTLMYFVVPQQVLKHRYVLALITVIAVALLTAFSSAVIGLYVLHPIKKLFVPDLFPLNSPRGHNATIFLSVLAGLRGGLTIGGMAASIKIMKHLYLKEQRNMQLQKENIQSQLQVLKAQVHPHFLFNTLNNIFSHTQQTSPVASQLVMGLSDMLRYMLYEGNKPLVLLANEIKMLEDYIMVEKIRYGNKLEVNFQIDDNIDHLAIAPLILLPFVENSFKHGASQMLDQPWVSLSLHLEGENMHFKLINGKAPNYQAPKTSSGIGIQNVQRRLELLYPDNHLLKIQDEEEVFIVDLKLRLTKMAVTTKPKALTKTPVYE; encoded by the coding sequence ATGGAGTCGTACCAATTCATATTTTCTGATAAACACCGGCTGAAACGGCATATACTATTCTGGATCAGCTGGTGGATTTTCAGCACATTGCTCTACGGCTACAGCGCAGCCATTCTGCCTTTTCCCCTACACCTCAGGCTGCTCATGAGTATGACCGACTCGCTGTTCTTCCTGGTGCCGCAGGCCTTCATGTCGTACACGCTCATGTATTTTGTGGTTCCTCAGCAGGTACTAAAGCACCGTTACGTACTGGCGCTAATAACAGTTATTGCTGTTGCTTTACTCACTGCTTTTTCTTCAGCAGTAATAGGATTGTATGTCCTTCATCCAATCAAGAAACTTTTTGTACCTGACCTGTTCCCATTGAACTCGCCCCGCGGCCACAATGCCACTATTTTTCTTTCAGTATTGGCCGGTTTACGTGGCGGATTGACCATTGGCGGTATGGCAGCTTCTATAAAGATCATGAAGCACCTGTACCTGAAGGAACAGAGAAACATGCAGCTGCAAAAGGAAAATATACAATCGCAACTGCAGGTACTTAAAGCGCAGGTTCATCCGCATTTCCTGTTCAACACCCTCAACAATATTTTCTCGCACACACAGCAAACATCACCTGTAGCATCGCAACTGGTCATGGGCTTGTCCGACATGCTCAGGTACATGTTGTACGAAGGAAATAAACCTCTAGTGCTGCTGGCAAACGAGATAAAAATGTTGGAAGACTACATCATGGTAGAGAAGATACGCTATGGCAATAAGCTGGAAGTGAATTTTCAAATTGACGACAACATAGATCATCTTGCTATAGCACCATTGATCTTACTTCCGTTTGTTGAAAACAGCTTCAAGCATGGCGCCAGTCAGATGCTCGATCAGCCTTGGGTAAGCCTTAGCCTGCACCTCGAAGGCGAGAACATGCACTTCAAGCTTATCAATGGAAAAGCGCCAAACTATCAAGCGCCTAAAACTTCGTCCGGCATAGGCATACAAAATGTACAGCGCCGACTCGAACTATTATATCCCGATAACCATCTTCTGAAAATCCAGGACGAAGAAGAGGTTTTCATTGTTGACCTAAAGCTCAGGCTTACAAAAATGGCAGTGACCACAAAGCCAAAGGCATTAACCAAAACACCCGTTTATGAATAA
- a CDS encoding type II toxin-antitoxin system HicB family antitoxin translates to MVSKYEVIIFWSEEDGSYIAEMPELKGCLAHGDTQDEALREVKLVAEEWIKLAQENSWHIPEPKGRLIFA, encoded by the coding sequence ATGGTGAGTAAATATGAAGTTATCATCTTTTGGAGTGAGGAAGATGGGTCCTATATTGCAGAGATGCCTGAGCTAAAAGGATGCCTTGCTCATGGTGATACACAGGATGAAGCCTTACGGGAAGTAAAACTGGTAGCTGAGGAATGGATCAAACTGGCACAGGAGAATTCGTGGCACATTCCGGAACCTAAAGGACGCCTGATATTTGCGTGA
- a CDS encoding M14 family metallopeptidase, with amino-acid sequence MKSIIQIIIVIVGLATTAQAQTREQIYKAAGTPVNPKVQVSWNKYYDHGGISEILKKIAAAYPNLAKVESISKSYEGRDIWCIAITDYKKGDANKKPAMYIDGNIHSNEVQGSEFAMYTAWYLTESFGDTKFIQDLLADKTFYIVPTINPDARDKFFKTPNNASSPRSGVVPVDNDRDGLVNEDGYDDLDGDGHITLMRRKSSTGRFKIDPAFPARMIQVGPDEQGEYEMLGLEGIDNDGDGQVNEDGGQFEYDPNRDWGWNWQPNYIQNGAYKYPFSLPENRAVMEFVMKHPNIAAAQSYHNAGGMILRGPGAIEDVNTYNAADVQIYDAIGKKGEQIIPSYKYLVVYKDLYSVYGGELDWFYGGRGVYTFSNELWTPSLMFNDTSATRGVNDLSSYEFDRYLLFKDAFVDWKSYDHPQYGKIEIGGPKKNFSRMHPGFLLESDAHRNMAFTIYHAYHTPKLEIDTVMEKSLGDGLREITAVISNKRLMPTHSSQDLKYKIERPDYITLEGAKVIAGMTVDNRNPTAAVEQRNNPATVEVPNIPGLGQVTARWIVQGAGKVNVVVDSKKGGVVRR; translated from the coding sequence ATGAAATCAATCATACAAATCATTATAGTTATTGTGGGCCTGGCAACTACAGCGCAGGCGCAAACAAGGGAGCAGATATATAAAGCAGCGGGTACACCTGTTAATCCAAAGGTGCAGGTAAGCTGGAACAAATACTACGACCATGGCGGCATTAGCGAGATACTAAAGAAGATTGCTGCAGCATATCCTAATCTTGCCAAAGTGGAATCCATTAGCAAGTCGTACGAAGGCCGCGACATCTGGTGCATAGCCATTACAGATTATAAAAAAGGTGATGCTAATAAAAAGCCGGCGATGTACATTGACGGCAACATTCACAGCAATGAAGTGCAAGGCAGCGAGTTTGCCATGTATACCGCCTGGTACCTCACCGAATCATTCGGCGATACGAAGTTCATCCAGGACCTGCTAGCTGATAAAACTTTCTACATCGTTCCTACCATTAATCCAGATGCACGTGATAAATTTTTTAAAACACCTAACAATGCAAGCTCGCCGCGCAGTGGTGTTGTGCCAGTAGACAATGACCGCGATGGGCTGGTAAATGAAGATGGTTATGACGACCTGGATGGTGATGGTCACATTACGCTGATGCGTAGGAAGAGCAGCACAGGAAGGTTCAAAATTGATCCTGCATTTCCGGCGCGTATGATACAGGTGGGACCTGATGAGCAGGGAGAATACGAGATGCTGGGACTGGAAGGAATAGACAATGATGGTGATGGGCAGGTGAATGAAGACGGCGGGCAGTTTGAATATGATCCTAACCGCGACTGGGGCTGGAACTGGCAACCTAACTACATTCAAAATGGCGCGTACAAATATCCTTTCTCGCTTCCTGAGAACCGGGCGGTGATGGAGTTTGTAATGAAGCATCCGAACATTGCTGCGGCGCAGTCGTACCACAACGCCGGCGGTATGATCTTGCGTGGTCCGGGTGCCATTGAAGATGTGAATACATACAATGCTGCCGATGTGCAGATATATGATGCTATTGGTAAGAAAGGTGAGCAGATCATTCCTTCGTACAAGTACCTGGTGGTGTACAAAGACCTGTACTCGGTGTACGGCGGCGAGCTGGATTGGTTCTATGGTGGCCGTGGTGTATATACTTTCAGTAATGAATTGTGGACGCCTAGCCTGATGTTTAATGATACCTCCGCAACACGTGGTGTAAATGATCTGTCGTCGTACGAGTTTGACCGCTACCTGCTATTCAAAGATGCCTTTGTAGATTGGAAGTCATATGATCACCCGCAGTATGGTAAAATAGAAATAGGTGGTCCAAAGAAAAACTTCAGTCGTATGCACCCGGGCTTCTTATTGGAGAGTGATGCGCACCGCAATATGGCATTCACTATTTACCATGCCTACCACACGCCTAAGCTGGAGATAGACACGGTAATGGAGAAAAGTTTAGGTGATGGTTTACGAGAGATCACGGCAGTGATATCGAACAAGCGCCTGATGCCTACGCACAGCAGCCAGGACCTGAAGTATAAGATTGAAAGGCCAGATTACATCACCTTAGAAGGTGCTAAAGTGATAGCAGGAATGACGGTTGATAATCGCAATCCCACTGCTGCCGTAGAGCAACGTAATAACCCGGCTACTGTTGAGGTTCCGAATATTCCTGGCTTAGGGCAGGTGACGGCAAGATGGATAGTACAAGGCGCAGGTAAAGTGAACGTGGTGGTGGATAGTAAGAAAGGAGGAGTAGTGAGAAGATAG